TGCACCCGCAGGTCCCAGAAGTTCTCGAACGAGGTCGAATCGGGGGTTTGCTCTTCGCACACATCGCAGTAGATGCGTTTGTAGAACGCCAGCACTTCCAGATCCGGGCCCTTTTCCCGCTTGACCAGCGGCTTGGGCACGTGCAGCTTTTCGTGCTTGTTGCGCTGCTCCTCAGATTCAAACTTTCGTTTGCAACGACTGCAAGGGAAGGGTAGGTTCTCTTCCAGCTGACTCAAATGCACTCGCATGTGCTTCTTGAGCGAGATGTTACAGTCCGTTATTTTGCCGCAAATTTTGCATCTAGCaaaggaagagagaaagagagaataaTTGGAGAGCCCACTGCCGGAATACTGATTATGGATCTTACTTATACTTTTCCGGATCTTCGTGCGTCTCCATATGACTCACGAACATGCCGGGCGTAAAACACTTCTTCTCGCATTTCGTACACTTCAGAAAGCCCGGCTCGTTGTGGACCAGCTTGTAGTGGCGGTCCGCATCGACGAACCGCTTGAACGTCACATTTTCCACACAGTAATGGCAGCAAAACTCATCGACGTACTTAAATATTCGCTCGTCCCGGTCGCTCTTCTCACGCTTTGGCGGCTTTTTTTTAGCACTCGCCGCTTGATAATCTGAACCATTCTCCGATTCGCACTCACTGCTATCCGTGTATGCTGGCTCCTGTCCACGTATAATTTCTTTCTTCACTTTCGTCCGCAGCACGGTTGATCGTTTGTTGCCGGTAACAGAGTGAACTTTCCTCCCAAGGCCAGAATGTACTGCAACGGCGGTAATGGAATTTTTCGGTGGTCTACCTCTGCGTCGCTTAACGGGTTCGGTCGTGGTGGCAACAAGTGAAGTTTCAATTACAGCAGGCGGTGCTTCACTTTTCTGAGCAACGTCCGACGAGGCGCTTGAAATGTCCAGCTTTCGCTTTGGTGGACGACCCCGGGGACGTTTCGctggtgtttgttgcgagatGCTCGTATCCTTTGGAGATTCTTTTGCATCTACTGCTACGCTTTGCTGTTCCAGCTTTGGCTTTGGTGGACGGCCTCTACCACGCTTTACGGAGAGCTGTTCCATAGGTATGGCGACAACGGTTACGTTATTTATCGTATGCTTTTTATCGAAAGATTCATCCCTGCCTTCGGTGTTAAGTGTATCACCATCCAGCATGTTGTCATCCGATGGGCAATAGCCACCGGTGTCATCCTCATTGCTAGCATAATCTTCCACCTCCACGAAATGTTTCTTGTCTCCTTTGTCCATAGTGTCCATGGGGTCTGTTTGCGTGTGAGGTTTCGCCGGTTCGTTCGCAGCGCTAACAGAGTTTCTTCTCTTCTCGTTGCTGTCAATGACTTCAACTGTGGGAACATGCTTCCTTTCATACCCATCATCGATGCTTTTCTGCAACTGATTTTCCTTCTGGTGGGTTTCTTCTGGCAGCTCAAATTCAGGCGCTGTAATGGAGAGCAAAATTAAGCCAATTATTGTATTCTAACGAGCACGAAGTGATGACAAGGGCAATGGAAGCATTTGGCTCACGTTGTTGCTCTGCACTGTCCGCTGCAACTAATTCATCACAATGAATGCTCTCCAGTTTGGTGTagaattgatgaaaatcgtGTACACTGCTCCAGCATtcaccacacacgcacggcTGGGCGGCCGGTTTTAGCTGAAAATAATATCAGTAAGAGAACGGTACATCTACTTTCTAACCGTACAAGCAAAAACATGCCGCGACTAACATCAAACCATAAATATTTGGATATGATCTGTGCCATATTGAGCGTCGTGTTAGCGTCGTCAAATACTCGAACGAACCACTGGGACTCGGCTGTTAAACAAAGCGCACAACTGGTGATGTGGGCCATTTTTGCTAACTCACTTTAATGAGCAACGTTAAAGagttaaattcaaatttaatttagGTAAAAACTATCACTTAAAAACGCCAAACAGCAGGACGATacatgttgtttgtttacgataaattctgggaaacgaaaACATCTTGACGTTTTATGATATGATGACCCAAACAACAAAAGTTGCATACATGACGGTGTGCGTCGTGGTGAGATGATCTGAGCCGTGGTGAGATGATATCGGCTGTGGTGAATCTAAAGACGTTGAAATGTTTGAATTTCGTAAATATTTTGGCTTTGatcttcaaataaaaaatatttatgcgCAAAAGTTTGATCTTTGAGTTTGACCTCACGATTCTTTTGATATAATTTTGATTGAGAACATTTAAATGCCAATATTATTCAAATAATATTACGTAACAAAAACCCATGCATATACTACAGGATCGATCGTTTATTACGTTAGTGAAGTTTCTTACACacatttattgaattatttacTTAAAACCTATGTTCAATttgaaaagtttaaaaataaaatttcacgCTCCGCGGTTCATCCCTTTAGACGGTGTGCTTTTCgattttttgcaatatttctaaattttaaaatacttaTCCTTCATCCTATCCTATTCTACATTACACGATCACTACAAACGACTTTGCTTTACACATTCTACTTAAGAAAACATATTAACCTAGGATTTGTTCATCAAATAATTTTTTGTgatcaattattaaaaaagatTGATTGATTGCAAAGACACTTAATTCTAACATATCTACTAAACTTT
This is a stretch of genomic DNA from Anopheles merus strain MAF chromosome 2R, AmerM5.1, whole genome shotgun sequence. It encodes these proteins:
- the LOC121590087 gene encoding zinc finger protein 678-like, whose product is MAHITSCALCLTAESQWFVRVFDDANTTLNMAQIISKYLWFDLKPAAQPCVCGECWSSVHDFHQFYTKLESIHCDELVAADSAEQQPPEFELPEETHQKENQLQKSIDDGYERKHVPTVEVIDSNEKRRNSVSAANEPAKPHTQTDPMDTMDKGDKKHFVEVEDYASNEDDTGGYCPSDDNMLDGDTLNTEGRDESFDKKHTINNVTVVAIPMEQLSVKRGRGRPPKPKLEQQSVAVDAKESPKDTSISQQTPAKRPRGRPPKRKLDISSASSDVAQKSEAPPAVIETSLVATTTEPVKRRRGRPPKNSITAVAVHSGLGRKVHSVTGNKRSTVLRTKVKKEIIRGQEPAYTDSSECESENGSDYQAASAKKKPPKREKSDRDERIFKYVDEFCCHYCVENVTFKRFVDADRHYKLVHNEPGFLKCTKCEKKCFTPGMFVSHMETHEDPEKYKCKICGKITDCNISLKKHMRVHLSQLEENLPFPCSRCKRKFESEEQRNKHEKLHVPKPLVKREKGPDLEVLAFYKRIYCDVCEEQTPDSTSFENFWDLRVHMEQEHNKGAYLKCPICNKRNLYRQHLITHIDMHNNPEKYRCEVCKEVYQNLDSHMIKAHTPTTAIPADRKYKCDQCGRMFNFLANLKMHIDCVHGSKDIRCNVCNKYFNLKAFQVHKRTAHTDQMLMCEHCPKMFKTRGALEVHKGIHDDTLVQFTTCKLCNKQIRLTNVKKHMTSQHSDDGPVSCEMCGKSFRSMFHMKRHQKNTCEATIDSRKHKCEICGKGFCLKLTMIEHMTTHTRTNKYQCAFCFKSFGYISNLYKHRKKAHPLEWQEIQARPEENIASVIVVRTN